The genome window atttgctgcGTTTTTCCTCTTCCATCTCTAAATTCATTTTGCTGATCCTgcatttaaattatgtaattattcctttctttcacttagatttctatttttttgtggcCCAAGACACTCTGTGGAGTCAATCCTAGTTACTTGTTCTATCAAAACAGAACTACAGCACAATtactttaatttctcttattATCAGCAACAGCCCTGTTGGGTGACCAATACTTACCATCAAACTGATAGTGCATGGTTTGATGGATGCGTTCCGTGACACTGGCCAGCCAGTCTTGGAAGGATAAGGTCACTTGTGCCTCATCTAACAGCTGACCACAGgctgacaaaaaaaaacaactctttaaTAACTTTTACCTGTTCTTAAAGAATAAACAGTTAGTTGAAGTTTGAAAAAGCTAAGGAGTATGTACAGATAAAAAAAGAGCAAGAAGCTAAAATTCAAAGAAACTAACTGAAATGGGAGAttctgggatttatttttttttaaagaatccatttaggaaaaaagagattaaaagctCTGAGATACTAAAAAGCTTGAGATTAGTAACCACAGAAAGTTTGCAGCCTTTCAACACAAATGTATAATGGCTGCTACAATGTATAAGGAGTGTTAAAAAAAGGTTGATCCCCAAATGTCCAAGCTTAATTTTTCTCAGTAGAAAAGTGATATATGTTATGTTCAAATTAAGTCATTCTGTTTCATAAATTCAGGCTGATAGTCATGCTATTGCTTTTAGGTGTGTTTTCAAACTTCACAAACTTTGGAGAACAGactatatgaggtatgatcaaacaacacggtgaatgtttaaatgaaaaaaaatgtattacagtaaacacattgccattaatccccctcaaaataactccctctcacttcaaacatacttatcccattgtttttgtcactttctgaagcagttctggaagtcctctttcatgagggtctttagttgctctgtcatggctgcctccattttgactttggggaagagccagaagttgcacagtgcctgatctggtgaataaggtggatggggacacaccataatgtttttatttgatagaaaatgccataccagaagcgatgtgtgacacagagcctttctgttgtgatcacaaactatggtgaatgctgctgccttCCCATTCAGTGGAAAGGCTGGGATCTTCAATACAGCAAGCAGCGTGTCAAACCTTagaaacagtgtgtgacaaatttcaacttgttcagtgcagtcagttgggtgtgagctatggttgagaggtcaatgctctgtgtcacaaaTTGCTTATGGcatatggtaatttctgtcaaataaaaacactacggtgtgtcctcatccacctattcacCGGATCTgccaccgtgtgacttctggttcttccccaaagtcaaaatgattcaggacattgaggcagtcacgacagcgcaactaaagacactcaggaagaggacttccagaactgcctcagaaagtggcaagaacgacaggataagtgtgttcgaagtgaggggtagtattttgagggggattaatggcaaggtgtcttttactgtaattttaaaaaatttaaacatttaccatagtTTTTGATTATAcctcatatttgtctttctcaacaaatacttatcactgaataattataaaacatgttCCTTCTTCAACTTTAAAGCTCCATACCAACTGCATGTGGGTAATAAGAGGAAAAAACCGTACAAAATACCTGCTGCCaaaacatgtaatttttgttgtatttgttatttaaaagacAGTTTGGTTCTGAGCATGATTTAACACCAGTGGGACAGGGCAGACATCAACCTCAGAGCCTACTAGTGTTTATCTTAGCACTCCCTGGGGGACAATATGCAATGTTTCTTTGGATTTATCGCTTTTAGCTTCTTTCAGACGATTTTTCACCTCTTTAACCTATTTGGGGGCAGGGAAACTTACCCTGCCTTTTTAATGAAGAAGCAACCACAGGCTTTTTCAGGCCACTTTTCCTTAGATTACTGCTCACTGCATCTTGAGGCAACAGTGAACTATTCGTCTGTGCACCTAAACCACAtatcattagtttttaaaaacatgtctatAGAATATAAAACGATTTGGTATTAATTTCTGAAGAgtctaaaacatataaaaagtcTTTGCTCCAGTTTCTAGAAGGAGTTAGCATTAGCCTTCATACGTAACATTTTAAGTTTCTGAAGCTCTCTATAGGATATTGCGGGAGAaccagaattaaaaggaaaaaattcacCCACTGCTCCCACCTCTCAAACAATCACTATTAATTTTCTGGTGAATTATCTTCCATTTTTTCTATGAATAGATTGTTTTTGctgattttgtgatttttaagtaGCTGTGATTTACAAGGACTGCCAGATTTAgccaaagtttcttttttttttttttttttttttaagattttattggggaaggggaacaggactttattggggaacagtgtgcactttcaggacttttctacaagttaagttgttgtcttttcaatcttagttgtggagggttctgttcagcttcaagttgttgttctttcagtcttagttgtgggggcacagctcagctccaggtccagttgccgttgctagttgcagggagcacagcccaccatcccttgcgggactcgaggaattgaactggcaaccttgtggttgagagcccactggcccatgtgggaatcaaaccggcagccttcggagttaggagcacggagctctaaccgcctgagccaccggaccggcccctagccaaagtttttaaaaaatttcaaacaaatgaatacttttttagcataagtatgttccaaatattgcatggaagatacttatactaaataaatattcattgtttatctgaaagtcAAGTTTGAGCATTCTGTAGTTCATCTGGCTACCTGAGTGTTCTACACATTTCTCcaagttgtttctaatttttcaatattataagtGACCATAAAATGAGCATCTCTGGACAAAATGCTTTTCCTGTACCAaggattatttccttaaaaaagattatttagaaGTGGACTACTGTGTCAAAGGGTAGgaactttattttttgaatttcaaGTTTTCCTGGAAAAGACtaatacataaacatttaaaaacacccTCTTTTGCATTGCTGCCAGAATCACctcttaaaaacacaaaaatgatgaTGTCACTTTGTTTCTCTACCTCTTTCCGATTTCCCAGCTCCAAAGCTCCTGTGCATGACCACCTGACTCACCCCCAGCAACACTCCCTATGGGTAGGAACATTTTGAAGGCTCTTAACAGATACTGCAAACTACTTTTACAAATGATTATGGCAATTTATACTACACCAGCCATGTCGGACAGCACGCATTTCACCTTTGCCTGTGgtctcatcatttaaaaaaatctttgctaaTTTGGTAGCAAAAagcatcttattttaattttgtatttctaaaacgTTTACATTTCTCTGTTCACTAGTGAGTTTGGCCCACATCTGTGGACCaggtaatattttctttttgttgagaGTCTAGGTCTTTTGACACTTATCTACTAGGGTACTTCAGCATTTTCATATTGATTTAGATGAGTCCTTAACTGACATTggtattatttgaataaaatgtgtatatatatatatatatatatatatatatatatatttacacacacacatatatatatggtaccATATGCTGAAAATGCAAGTAACAATCTATATTCCTAAATTAGTGTAGAAAATATACTTAACCATTGTCACAAGTTCTTTAATACACTCTATGGATGAAAACCTCATAACACTGTCCTATAGCAGGTTAAGgcgtaccctgtttccccaaaaatgagacctagccagacaatcagctctaatgcgtcttttggagcaaaaataaatataagacccagtattacattacatattatttatattatattatattatattatattatattatattatattatatattatattatgttatgttaaagagccggtcttatagtaaaataagactgggtcttatattaatttttgctccaaaagacgcattagacttGATTGTCCAGCAagtcttaatttcggggaaacatgggaaGACTAGTCTGAATGTTTAAGGGATGAACAAATATATTCAGTAATAAGAGTGGAGTTTGGTTGGATCTTCCATTTGGCTAGTAAAACCAACTCTTAGCTTGACTGGACAAAGAATCATCAGTAGAGTGTAAAACTTtgtcagggaaaagaaaacagcgTAACAACTATTTCTTGTAACTGATGAGATTCAGTGAAACACATAAAACACGGTAAAAGAATCTCTAAAAATAACGTGAAACAAACCAAACAGCTTCTCACCAGatatttcatcctttttcctcttctttgccTTAGAGGCAGTAGACTCACAAGTTGATACTGTTGATTCTGAATGGCAACCCAACTGAGGCACAATAATCTCTTTAAGACCTAAAATATAACAGATTTCTGAATTATTAATACTATCTATGCATGGGTCCCTAtgtagagaaaaattaatttatacaaatCCAAATCCTCAAACAATAGAGTAATTACCTGCATTAAAATAAGTTCctttgaaatgcaaatcaaaaccacaatgagatacctcacCCCTGTTAGGTCTATTAtcaataagaaataacaagtgttggagaagaaaaaggaatcctcatacactgctagtgggaatgtaaactggcaAAGCCAGTATGGAACAGTATgtaggtgcctcaaaaaattaagactagagctactatatgacccagcaatcacttttctgggtatctaccggaaaaatttgaaaacatttattcataaagatatatgtacccctatgttcattacagcattattcatggtagcaAAGACATAAACAACATAAGAGTCCTTTAATGaatgattgcataaagaagatgtggtacatatattcaatggaatattactcagtcaaaagaaaaattgaaatactgccacttgcgagaacatggatggattttgagagcatcatgctaagcgaaataaatcagacgtAAAAGGATAAGAGccatatgttttcactgatactgtttccccgaaactaagacctagccggaccatcagctagagctacagctgatggcctggctaggtcttagtttcggggaaagacggtatgtggaatataaaatagaaagcaacaaacgaacaaataaaacaaactcagacacagacaacagtttgaaGGTTACCAGAAAGGAAGGGGGGTGGTGGGaagatgaagagggtaaaggggagtcaaatatatggtgacagagggagaCCAGACTacgggtagtgagcacacaatgcaatatacacatgatgtattatagaattgtacacttgaaacttgtaTGTTATTAACAagtgtcactccaataaatttaatttaaaaagagagactgTGGACCTgttaaaaaaagtttctttaaagaacagcccaaaacatgtttttattcataGAACATTAACTTGATAGGAGGTGCTACAgagaaatgtaaaactaaaaagttGGGAGCTGCTGCCAACTAAAGTTACTAcgagatgaaaataaaaagcgTCTACAAGATAAAAAcatgttaacaacaacaaaagacttgatgtagaaacttttaaaaaggtcTTCTTTTGAGCAAGGTGTGTGTTTCCCCATCTTCAGAGATAAGAAACAAGTAAACAagccaaaataaaagagaattttttggtctttgtttttattaacatAGGGCATCTGtggaagagtaaaataaaaaatcaaagcaaagctAGCTATGCCAGATTCACTGTCTTAATGAAAATGTCTGATTCTCTTGATCATTAATttcaaccaaccaatcaaccaaccaaccaaccaaccaaccaaccaaccaaccaaccaacctttATGCAAGTGCTGACTGGGATTAAAAGAAGGAATGCTTTTCATTTGAATTATCTAGCAACTGCTTCTGAAGGTTGCTAGTATAATCTCCAAATGCCATCAGTGGAATTCTTTCATTGCCATTTTAGAATAACAGAGTGTGTCAACCATACCACCTACCGCTGGAATCAAAATTTAGGAAGTCTGAGAATTCCTGAGCCAATGTCTCGTCACTGGCAAAAGCACAGATACAAGCAAAGAAATGAATGCATCTCTGGGCTGCCTCATCCTTGGAGGCATTCGACTTGTGCGATTTCAGAGTCTGGCAGGAGCAGAAGAAACGGCGCTCAGGCAAGCTTTTGGCACTGATTTTCTGCACAAAGGACGTATGCAAATACCCCAAACTATGCTTCTGGCTTGCCTTGCATTTCACCACCAAAATGTTTTTAGTAATTCTCTGTACAAGGGGACCTGTGGATTCTGTGGCCAACTGCCAGATGGTTTGCTTAGTTTCTGGGGAGGCCTGCATTGCATTCAGAACCGAGTTCTTCAAAGTCAGAGGGGTGGCCTCGGCCTGGCAGGTCACTGCCAGCTTGATGTGCTGGCACTGGTTTTCCACAACGCCCTGGGTGGCAGCTTTCAGGCATGAGGGGACATAACACCGTCCAGAGCTCAGCTGAGTGAAAATCGTCCCATCTGCTGTGTGGATGGTCGTCTCTGAAACACCTAGCTCCACAAAGCATCGGTAATCGGGGCCCCGGTCTCTTTGCCGCACTGAGTAGACCTGCAGATCGGAGCCTGTTATGATTTTGACGGCTTCAACACTAGGCTGTTTCCGTGCACCATAGCGGAATATGGTTCCACATGTCTTGTTCTTACAGCTCAATCCCCGGGTTCCATTGTATGTGCCGCATCGGGGACATTTTCTGATTCCCCTCAATGTGGCCTTTCCCAAATCAGATAAGAAAGCTGGGACTTTAGTCCTTAGAGAGTTTGGTTCCATTTTTCACAGGCCCCTGGAAAAGGCAATAAGCCCATCAGCatgagtatacacacacacacacacacacacacacacacacacagttaaaaTCACTTTTGATTTTTAGTACAGAGTGAAATGTAAAGAAGCTATCCACTATTTTCAAACTGTACCCTCAAACAGAACATCAATTTAAATcctcaaacaaaataaaagtgaaggAAACATTGCCTTTcatatctctatatattttaaatatcctaaTGGAACAACTAAAGCATTTCTCTAGGTTCAATCCTGTTCTACACAACCCTAAATCAGTTAACCTAATCTTTACATGCACAATGTTTAACTTGAGCAAGGACTGGAGAATGGGAAAGATGAGTTCTTTCCCTTCCACCATTCCTCCCAGAACCCAACCCAGTCCTACCTGTATCAGCTACTGGAGCATCCAGGAAACAGTGTAACCTAAACTCGTAAGACCTAAAGGGTGTTTCATTAATTTGTGATGATCACAGAGGACAGGCGAAGACATAATCATTTACAGAGTGATTGTTACTGCTTAACCCAAAGTCTTCTGAATTTTGAACTCCATGATATAATAATGCAGACATTCTGCATCCTCCTTCTTGGCCAGCCAATGGCAAAGCTTCTGCCCAATGTTTCACAGTCAAAGAAGATTCCCAACACCCTAAGTGGAGATGTTGGCAGTCTAtaagtaaaacaagaaaacaaagttatACAATGACAGAATGATTCTTTCCTCTCAGAATAGGAATGTAagtctttcacaaatatttgagaaatatttcacAGAAACTGGCATAGGAAGGGTTGTTTTGTTCACACAGGGAGTTGTCAAGAACACCTAGAGCCATGGTATATAATTGGTCAAACACTCATCCTTCCTAATAgtaatgaataatatttttagagaGCTTTATGCTTTTCCAAGTGCtttctcattattatttcatttgaacctcacaatattataatagtatctcttttttttaattatgagtaCCGttgttttcttaaacttttatttctttttaagtgtgtttttccaggcccatcagctccaagtcaagtagttgtttcaatctagttatggagggcacaactcacagtggcccatgtggggatcgaactggcaaccttgttgttaagagcaccgcactctaaccaaccgagctaaccgACCGCCCCTATTAACAGTATCTTATTTGAGCCAAATAGCCATCGTTTTtcagatgaaaattaaaaagtaatttgccTGAGATAACCCAGCAAATTTAGCAATGTGGTTTCTACTAACCCAGTGTTTGCTAAGAAGAGTGTGAACCTCTGCTTTTGATTTCCCACcagtattatgaaaaatttcaaacataaatagaatcatacagtaaaCCTCCATATACTCACCCACTCttctacaattaacattttactgtatttgctttAATACATATCTATTTATCCTTCTCCAGCCATCAATCCCTCTTATACTTTGATGCATATTATTAACATACaaagttcaatatttttaaagctttttaaaaaaagtaatctgCTTGTGATTTTGAAATAGGTTGCTGGCATTACTTTCTCCCCTTGACTCCAAGGGATGgtcttgataaaatattttccctccaCATCTTCTATAGTCCAGTGATTAAcaaacagaaaagtacaaaagaaaagtCTAACAATACCCACCTTTTCATTGGTGCTATGAACTAATCCTCCAACTGTAATATTTGCTGAGTATCTACTGAGTAAGTAAATCTTTGTGAAATATGATCTATAGCAGGGTTTCTCTATCTTGGCACTATTGATATTTAGGGCTGCGTAAATTCATGGTTGTATTTTAGAAGAGTCTGACCATTGTTTCTAgctttcttaaaaatttatttgggtaCAGgataagattttattgggagaAAAATGTACTACTTctaaaaatgtctgaaaaatacATCAGTGATTTTAAACGTGAACAAGGGGAGGGGatccaaataattttaattgatacactaatttactaatttttaaattatacaatgtaAAAGGAAAGTTAAGGGCAAAAAtggtcattaaaaatattttattcatcctaTCTCATTTTCTATACTCAAATAAATTCCAGGCA of Rhinolophus sinicus isolate RSC01 linkage group LG05, ASM3656204v1, whole genome shotgun sequence contains these proteins:
- the LG05H2orf42 gene encoding uncharacterized protein C2orf42 homolog isoform X1 gives rise to the protein MEPNSLRTKVPAFLSDLGKATLRGIRKCPRCGTYNGTRGLSCKNKTCGTIFRYGARKQPSVEAVKIITGSDLQVYSVRQRDRGPDYRCFVELGVSETTIHTADGTIFTQLSSGRCYVPSCLKAATQGVVENQCQHIKLAVTCQAEATPLTLKNSVLNAMQASPETKQTIWQLATESTGPLVQRITKNILVVKCKASQKHSLGYLHTSFVQKISAKSLPERRFFCSCQTLKSHKSNASKDEAAQRCIHFFACICAFASDETLAQEFSDFLNFDSSGLKEIIVPQLGCHSESTVSTCESTASKAKKRKKDEISGAQTNSSLLPQDAVSSNLRKSGLKKPVVASSLKRQACGQLLDEAQVTLSFQDWLASVTERIHQTMHYQFDGKPEPLVFHIPQSFFDALQQRISIGSTKKRLPNSTTAFVRKDALPLGTFSKYTWHITSILQVKQILDTPEMPLEITRSFIQNRDGTYELFKCPKVEVESIAETYGRIEKQPVLRPLELKTFLKVGNTSPDQKEPTPFIIEWIPDILPQSKIGELRIKFEYGHHRNGHVAEYQDQRPPLDQSLELAPLTTITFP
- the LG05H2orf42 gene encoding uncharacterized protein C2orf42 homolog isoform X2, coding for MEPNSLRTKVPAFLSDLGKATLRGIRKCPRCGTYNGTRGLSCKNKTCGTIFRYGARKQPSVEAVKIITGSDLQVYSVRQRDRGPDYRCFVELGVSETTIHTADGTIFTQLSSGRCYVPSCLKAATQGVVENQCQHIKLAVTCQAEATPLTLKNSVLNAMQASPETKQTIWQLATESTGPLVQRITKNILVVKCKASQKHSLGYLHTSFVQKISAKSLPERRFFCSCQTLKSHKSNASKDEAAQRCIHFFACICAFASDETLAQEFSDFLNFDSSGLKEIIVPQLGCHSESTVSTCESTASKAKKRKKDEISGAQTNSSLLPQDAVSSNLRKSGLKKPVVASSLKRQACGQLLDEAQVTLSFQDWLASVTERIHQTMHYQFDAFVRKDALPLGTFSKYTWHITSILQVKQILDTPEMPLEITRSFIQNRDGTYELFKCPKVEVESIAETYGRIEKQPVLRPLELKTFLKVGNTSPDQKEPTPFIIEWIPDILPQSKIGELRIKFEYGHHRNGHVAEYQDQRPPLDQSLELAPLTTITFP